AAGCAGCAAATCGAAAGCTTCGTCACTAAGGTCACCAAGCCGGGCTCGCCCGATTTCGTCGAACCAGCCAAACGCATCGCCGTATTCGACAACGACGGCACCTTGTGGACGGAGCAGCCCATCTACTTCGAGTTCTTCTTCGTACTGGATCAGGTGAAGGCTCAGGCCCCGCAACATCCGGAGTGGAAGACAACCGAACCCTTCAAATCTGCGCTGGCCGGCGACATGAAAGGGCTGGCTGCGTCAGGCGAGAAAGGTGCCATTGAACTTATGGCAGCCACGCATGCGGGTATGTCCACCGAGGAATTCGCGCGGCGTGTCAACCAGTGGGTGTCCACGGCGCGTCATCCGAAGACGCACCGTGTGTTCACCGAAATGGTCTACCAGCCCATGCTGGAGCTGCTTCACTACCTGCGCGAGAACGGCTTCAAGACCTACATCGTTTCCGGCGGTGGCCAGGACTTCATGCGCGCCTGGGCTGAGGCCGTGTATGGCGTCCCGCCTGAGCAGGTGATTGGCAGCGAGGCCGAGCTCAAGTACGAGTTGCGCGATGGTCAGCCCGTATTGATCAAGGAGGCCAACGTGGCCCTTGTCGACGACCACGCAGGCAAGCCGGTCGGTATTGAACGCTTCATCGGTCGCAAGCCCATCTTTGCATTCGGTAACTCCGATGGCGATCAGCAGATGCTCGAGTGGGCGACGTCGGGCGATGGCGCGCGCTTCGCGGGGCTGGTGCATCACACCGATGCCGCGCGCGAATACGCCTACGACCGGAAGTCGCCAGTCGGTACGCTCGATAAGGCGCTGGATGAAGCCACGGCCAAGGGTTGGACCGTAGTGGACATGAAGCAAGACTGGAAGGTTATCTATCCCGCAGAAAAGCAGTAGCGCAATACGACGGCGCCGCCCGTGTGCGCCGTTGCGGATTGAACGATGTGGTCCCCGTTGGCTGCCCCGCGCAGTCGTGTACACCTGGAGGTTCCCATGTTTCGCCCGTGGCAGCGCAGTACCTTGTTGAAATCACTGACGACGGTAGTCACGACAGCATTGCTGGTCGTGGCCGCCGTCACTCTCCAGCCACCCGTGGCAAAAGCACAGCCGCCGGCACAGGATCAGCAGGAGTCATCGTCCGACAACGGCAAGCCGAACATCCTTGTCATCTTCGGTGATGACGTAGGTATCTCGAACCTGAGTGCTTACTCCATGGGTCTGGTCGGCTACCGCACGCCCAACATCGACCGTATCGCCCGCGAGGGCATGCTCTTCACCGACTACTACGGTGAGAACAGCTGCACGGCTGGCCGTTCAACCTTCATCACGGGCCAGACTGTGTTGCGCACGGGCTTGTCGAAGGTGGGCGCACCCGGTGCGCCGCAAGGCTTGCAGGATCGTGACGTCACCATTGCTCAGGCACTCAAGGGGCTGGGTTATGGCACGGCGCAGTTTGGTAAGAACCACCTGGGCGACCAGGATCGCTTCCTGCCGACCAAGCACGGTTTTGATGAGTACTTCGGCAATCTCTACAACCTCAATGCAGAGGAAGAGCCGGAGCGTCCGTACTGGCCTAAGAACGACCCGGAGTTCCTCAAGTCCTATAATCCTCGCGGCGTCATACACAGTGTCGCGGACGGCAAGATCGAGGATACCGGCCCGCTGACCAAGAAGCGCATGGAGACGATCGACGACGAGACGACAGGCGCCGCGATCTCCTACATCAAGAAACAGGCCGATGCCAAGCAGCCGTTCTTCGTGTGGATGAACTTCACGCGTATGCACGTCTTCACCCATGTGCGGCCCGAATTCAAAGGCAAGGCCGGATTGGGCGATGGGCATGAATATGCCGATGGCATGTGGGAGATGGATCAGAACGTGGGCAAGTTGCTCAAGTCGCTCGATGATGCCGGCATCGCCAAGAACACCATCGTGGTTTTCACCACGGACAATGGTCCGAACTTCTTCACCTGGCCTGACGCCGCCAATACACCTTTCCGGAGTGAGAAGGACTCCAATTGGGAGGGCGCCTTCCGTGTGCCGGGAATGGTTCGCTGGCCCGGGCACATTCGCCCCAACACGGTGAGTATCGCGTTGATCTCTGGCCTCGATTGGTTCCCCACCTTGGTGGCAGCCGCCGGCGATCCCGATATCACCAACAAGCTGCTTAAGGGAGACAGCATCGGCGGAAAGACTTTCAAAGTCCATTTGGACGGCTACAACTTCCTGCCCT
This genomic window from Dyella terrae contains:
- a CDS encoding HAD family hydrolase — translated: MLLALVWANACMAAQDPLPSWNDGGTKQQIESFVTKVTKPGSPDFVEPAKRIAVFDNDGTLWTEQPIYFEFFFVLDQVKAQAPQHPEWKTTEPFKSALAGDMKGLAASGEKGAIELMAATHAGMSTEEFARRVNQWVSTARHPKTHRVFTEMVYQPMLELLHYLRENGFKTYIVSGGGQDFMRAWAEAVYGVPPEQVIGSEAELKYELRDGQPVLIKEANVALVDDHAGKPVGIERFIGRKPIFAFGNSDGDQQMLEWATSGDGARFAGLVHHTDAAREYAYDRKSPVGTLDKALDEATAKGWTVVDMKQDWKVIYPAEKQ
- a CDS encoding arylsulfatase; amino-acid sequence: MFRPWQRSTLLKSLTTVVTTALLVVAAVTLQPPVAKAQPPAQDQQESSSDNGKPNILVIFGDDVGISNLSAYSMGLVGYRTPNIDRIAREGMLFTDYYGENSCTAGRSTFITGQTVLRTGLSKVGAPGAPQGLQDRDVTIAQALKGLGYGTAQFGKNHLGDQDRFLPTKHGFDEYFGNLYNLNAEEEPERPYWPKNDPEFLKSYNPRGVIHSVADGKIEDTGPLTKKRMETIDDETTGAAISYIKKQADAKQPFFVWMNFTRMHVFTHVRPEFKGKAGLGDGHEYADGMWEMDQNVGKLLKSLDDAGIAKNTIVVFTTDNGPNFFTWPDAANTPFRSEKDSNWEGAFRVPGMVRWPGHIRPNTVSIALISGLDWFPTLVAAAGDPDITNKLLKGDSIGGKTFKVHLDGYNFLPYLTGKTNVSPRQEFYYFNDDAEMVAVRWDPIETGGVRPDAWKTVFCEQKAQGGLDIWQEPFVCLRVPRLFNLRMDPYERANIGPTTGYEQWMTENVYLIADGTRRAATFLQTFKDYPPSQSPGSFTIDKAIDSLKMQLEKQGK